The genomic segment GGGCGGACTGGTTCCGGGCCGCCCTCCGGCGGCTCGACGGGCTCACCGAAATGACCCTCCGAGTCGCCCTCGACGCGGCCGCCGAACAGGTGCTCGTGGCCGCCGGCCACTCGCCGATCACGGGCGCCGGCACCGGTCCCGAGTCCGGGCGCACCGCCGCGGGGCCCGCCGGCGGGGCCGAGTACCTGCGCCACCGGCGAGCGGTGTTTGCCGCCCGGGACACAGAAACGACGGCGGGGCCGTCGTCAGCGCCCTGCTGCGCGCGGCGGTCCCCGACGTTCGCGACCTGAGGGTCGAGCGGGTCGGCGATCCGGTCCCGGGGATCGCCGCCCACGCCCTGATCGCCCGGGAGACCGTTGCCACGTTCCGGGCCGCCCTCGCCGCCCACCCGATCCTCGGCCCACTCCAGTGGGTCGTGACCGGCCCGTGGCCGCCGTTCAATTTCGCCGGGGCGCCGCCGCGCGACGGGCCGCGGTGAGACCCGGGCGCACGATAACCATCCGACCATCCGACCATCCGACCATCCGACCGGCCGCCGGGTACCGGCCCGCCGTCGCCCGGGGCCGTTTTCCTCCGGTGAAAAGGGCTATCGGATGTTCCCTCAGCCACCCTCCCTGACGTCCGACCGCCTCGGGAAACTGTACCTGATGTTGCTCGACAGCATCCCGCCATCGGTCCTACTGGTGGACGCGGGCCAGCGGGTGGTGTCGGTGAACCGGAACTTCCTCGCCCAGTCCCGGGTCGCCGAAGCGGACGTCCTCGGGCGGCAACTCGAGGACGTGTTCCCCACGGTGATCGCCGAACGGATGGGGCTCCGCGGCAAGGTGACCGACGTCTTCCGGACCGGACAGTCGGTGCGGGGCGAACGCCTCACCTACCGGCCCCCCGGCATCCAGACCCGGGCGTACTACTACTCGCTCATCCCGTTCGTGTGGAACCACCGGACCGAGAACGTGATGCTCCTGATGGAAGACGTGACCGAGCAGGTGCGCCTCGGGGAGGAGGCCCGGCGGGCGGAGCGGCACCTCGCGAGCGTGGTCGAGAGCGCGAGCGAGGTGATGGCGTCCACCAACCTGAGCGGGCGGATCCTCACGTGGAACACCGCGGCCGTCCGCCTGACCGGGTTCGACGAGGCCGACGTGAAGGGCTGGCCGCTCCCCAACGTCTGCGCGGAAGGCCACCGGGCGGCGCTCACCCACGCGCTGGAGCGCGCGGGCGGACGGCCGGGCCCCGTCCGTCGAGGCCGAACTCATGTCCCGGACGGGGCGGTGGATCCCCGTCGCCTGGGTGATCTCGGCGATGCGGGACGCGAACCAGAAGCCGACCGGGTTGGTCGCGGTGGGCCGCGACCTGACGGAGCGGCGCCAGTTCGAGACGCAGCTGATCCGCTCCGAGAAGCTCGCCGCCCTCGGGGTCCTGGCCGGGGGGATCGCGCACGAGGTCCGGAACCCGCTCGCGGTCGTGTCGTCCGCCGCCCAACTGTTGTTGGAGGGCCGGCTCGATTCCGCGACCCGGCGGGTGTGCGAAGAAAAGATCCATCAGAACGTCCAGCGGGCGTCCGGGGTGATCGAGAACCTGCTCCGGTTCGCCCGCCAGTCCGACCGCGGGGAGCGGCTGCTCCTCGATCTGGCGGCGGTGGCCCGGGACGCGGCCGATCGGATCGCCAACCAGTTCAAGCTCTCGCGCGTGGAACTGGCACTGGAGTTCCCCTCGTGCGCCGTCCCGATCCGGGGCACGTCCGGGCTCCTCCAGCAGCCGGTGATGAACCTGTTGCTGAACGCCGCGAACTCGATGCCGGAGACGGGAGGCCGGGTCACGCTCCGGGTGAGCGTCCACCCGCCCCACGCCGTTCTCCAGGTGGTCGACACCGGCTGCGGGATCCCGACCGCCGACCTGCCGAAGGTGTTCGACCCGTTCTTCACCACCATGCCGGTGGGGAAAGGGACCGGGCTCGGGCTGTCCATCTGCTACTCGATTACGAAGCAGCACGGGGGCGGGATCGACATCGCCAGTGAGCCGGACCAGGAGACGGTCGTGACCGTTCGGTTGCCGCTCGACACCGGCCCCGGGAGCGGGGAGGTGTCCCCGTGATCCCGCCGAGGCCCCCGCCCTTATTAATCGTGGACGACGAGGACATGGGCTGGGCCATGCAGACCCTCCTCCGGGTGGACGGCTACTCCTGCCTGGTGGCCCGGTCCGCGCGGGAGGCGCTGGTCGGACCCGGCCGCCAGGCCGTCCTCGCCGCGTTCATCGACCTGAAGCTCCCCGACTGCGACGGGCTGGAACTCATCCGGGCCATCCGCCGCGAGCGGCCCGGGCTCGTGTGCTTCCTGATGTCCGGGTACCTGTACCCCGACGACGAGCCGGTGCGGGCGGCGGAAGCGGACGGCCTCATCACCGGGTTCATCAGCAAGCCGTTCCTCCTCGACCATGTCCGGACGGCGATCCAGGCCGCGATTCGCGCCGCACGGGGGAAGCCGACCTGACCCGAGTGGCGTGGTGCGGCGGCACGGCCCCCGCCCCCCGCTGCCCGGCCGCGTCGGACCCGGAACCGGCGCGCGGACCCACGGCGCGGCTCGCGTCCGACGCTCGGCCGTCCGAGTCGTATCCCCTCGGGGCGGCGGCCCCCGCGCGTCGATCGCCGCCGCCCTCTCACCGCCGGAGTCGGAAACGGTGGCCGGCGTGCCAAAACTCGGCAGCGCCAGAAGTGTGCGCCGATTAGCATCTGACTACATCAAGACTGATTCGATCTGAGCGGTATGCGCCCGGCGGGTCACGTGATTGACCGGCGGTTTATGGCGGATGTATAGTAAGCGGCGCTGGGGCAACCCATGGTCCGATCTAATCCTCGTCATGAAGTTC from the Frigoriglobus tundricola genome contains:
- a CDS encoding GvpL/GvpF family gas vesicle protein, translating into MRVERVGDPVPGIAAHALIARETVATFRAALAAHPILGPLQWVVTGPWPPFNFAGAPPRDGPR
- a CDS encoding sensor histidine kinase, encoding MRDANQKPTGLVAVGRDLTERRQFETQLIRSEKLAALGVLAGGIAHEVRNPLAVVSSAAQLLLEGRLDSATRRVCEEKIHQNVQRASGVIENLLRFARQSDRGERLLLDLAAVARDAADRIANQFKLSRVELALEFPSCAVPIRGTSGLLQQPVMNLLLNAANSMPETGGRVTLRVSVHPPHAVLQVVDTGCGIPTADLPKVFDPFFTTMPVGKGTGLGLSICYSITKQHGGGIDIASEPDQETVVTVRLPLDTGPGSGEVSP
- a CDS encoding response regulator, giving the protein MIPPRPPPLLIVDDEDMGWAMQTLLRVDGYSCLVARSAREALVGPGRQAVLAAFIDLKLPDCDGLELIRAIRRERPGLVCFLMSGYLYPDDEPVRAAEADGLITGFISKPFLLDHVRTAIQAAIRAARGKPT